One segment of Falco peregrinus isolate bFalPer1 chromosome 4, bFalPer1.pri, whole genome shotgun sequence DNA contains the following:
- the LOC101921084 gene encoding regucalcin-like, protein MFLIVAENSSRTHWTSAGKGIPTQVLQYFPQQTMSSSIKIESVVKEKNRMGECPVWEERESALIYVDINSQKVCRWSPVTNEVQSVSVDARVGSVALRQCGGYVIALGTRFAFLDWDTQVVTTILELEQDKPNNRFNDGKVDPKGRFFAGTMAEETAPGVRASRQGALYTLFPDHSVIKQLDQVDISNGLDWSLDHRTFFHIDSLAYAVHAFSYDVHTGKIACPKLLYRLEKEEQMPDGMCIDAEGKLWVACIDGGRVIRIDPETGKRIQTVRLPTPRITSCCFGGKDYSEMYVTSAYDGLDEATLAKEPHAGEIFKITGLGVKGIPQNFYAA, encoded by the exons ATGTTTTTAATTGTCGCTGAAAACAGCAGCCGGACTCATTGGACCAGCGCTGGAAAAGGGATACCAACCCAGGTCTTGCAATATTTTCCTCAGCAG ACCATGTCCTCCTCCATCAAAATTGAATCTGTTGTGAAGGAGAAGAACAGGATGGGAGAGTGCCCCGTCTGGGAAGAACGGGAGAGCGCGCTCATCTACGTAGACATTAACTCACAGAAAGTTTGCCGCTGGAGCCCAGTCACCAATGAGGTGCAGAGTGTGTCTGTGG ATGCCCGTGTCGGCTCAGTGGCACTGCGACAGTGCGGGGGCTATGTCATCGCCCTGGGAACCAGGTTTGCCTTTCTGGACTGGGACACCCAGGTGGTCACCACCATCCTTGAGCTTGAGCAGGATAAGCCCAACAACAGGTTCAATGATGGGAAAGTGGATCCAAAGGGGAGGTTTTTTGCTG GTACAATGGCTGAAGAGACGGCACCAGGGGTCCGAGCGAGCCGGCAAGGCGCTCTCTATACCCTTTTCCCTGACCATTCAGTAATAAAACAGTTAGACCAGGTGGACATCTCCAATGGTCTGGACTGGTCCCTGGACCACAGGACCTTCTTTCACATTGACAGCCTGGCATATGCTGTGCATGCCTTCAGCTATGATGTGCACACTGGAAAGATTG cctgcccaAAACTTTTGTACCGTCTAGAAAAGGAGGAGCAAATGCCCGACGGGATGTGCATAGATGCAGAAGGGAAGCTCTGGGTGGCCTGTATCGATGGTGGGAGAGTCATTCGCATAGACCCAGAGACAG gaaaaagaATCCAAACCGTGAGGCTGCCTACTCCGAGGATCACCTCTTGCTGCTTTGGTGGAAAAGACTACTCAGAAATGTATGTGACTTCTGCATACGATGGACTGGATGAGGCCACCTTAGCCAAGGAACCTCACGCAGGAGAGATCTTCAAG ataacAGGCCTGGGTGTGAAAGGGATCCCACAGAATTTCTATGCTGCTTGA